A window of Novosphingobium terrae contains these coding sequences:
- a CDS encoding winged helix-turn-helix domain-containing protein, whose translation MKIEKIGLPQARRIALAAQGFGARQPDAPGSSHLQRVIDRVQLHQIDSVNVLTRAHYLPAFSRLGAYDTADLDRLAWGAPRQRKLFEYWAHEASLLPFDMHPLLRWRMARADRGETGWSGMRPYAGERRAEAMAVLERIRSEGPMAASDFDAHKGQSGWWEWSDIKCTLEWLFWAGHITTTTRRRAFERVYDLPERVLPAAVLSTATPPEDEAHRALIERAARAHGIATEKELRDYFRQSPEQARPAITALAEEGVLIPVAVEGWRHAWLHRDARQPRRVEARALLAPFDPLIWERDRTERLFGFRYRIEIYVPAEKRVHGYYVLPFLLGDRLVARVDLKADRTEGQLLARAVHLEPDAPAHTRDALAEALQSMAGWLGLDRVHHDG comes from the coding sequence ATGAAGATTGAGAAGATCGGATTGCCGCAGGCGCGCCGTATCGCGCTGGCGGCTCAAGGTTTCGGTGCAAGGCAGCCGGACGCGCCCGGCAGCAGCCATCTGCAGCGCGTGATCGACCGGGTGCAACTGCACCAGATCGACAGCGTCAATGTGCTGACCCGGGCGCATTACCTCCCGGCGTTTTCCCGTCTGGGCGCTTATGACACAGCCGATCTCGATCGGTTGGCCTGGGGTGCGCCACGTCAGCGCAAGCTTTTCGAATATTGGGCGCATGAGGCCTCCCTGCTGCCCTTCGACATGCACCCTCTATTACGCTGGCGGATGGCGCGCGCCGATCGGGGCGAAACCGGATGGAGCGGCATGCGTCCCTATGCCGGTGAACGTCGCGCGGAAGCGATGGCGGTGCTGGAGCGCATCCGCAGCGAAGGGCCGATGGCCGCCTCGGATTTCGACGCGCACAAGGGGCAGTCAGGCTGGTGGGAATGGAGCGATATCAAGTGCACGCTCGAATGGCTGTTCTGGGCCGGGCATATCACCACCACCACACGCCGCCGCGCCTTCGAGCGGGTCTATGATCTGCCGGAGCGGGTGCTGCCTGCCGCAGTTCTGTCTACCGCCACGCCCCCGGAAGACGAGGCCCATCGCGCCCTGATCGAGCGCGCCGCCCGCGCCCATGGCATTGCGACGGAGAAGGAGTTGCGCGATTACTTCCGCCAGTCGCCGGAGCAGGCCCGCCCCGCCATCACGGCGCTCGCCGAAGAGGGCGTGCTGATCCCGGTGGCGGTGGAGGGCTGGCGGCATGCCTGGTTGCACCGCGATGCCAGGCAGCCGCGCCGGGTGGAAGCGCGCGCCCTTCTGGCACCGTTCGACCCCCTGATCTGGGAACGCGACCGCACGGAGCGGCTGTTCGGCTTTCGCTACCGCATCGAAATCTACGTGCCGGCGGAGAAGCGGGTCCATGGCTATTACGTGCTGCCCTTTTTGCTGGGCGACCGGCTGGTGGCCCGCGTCGATCTCAAGGCCGACAGGACCGAGGGGCAGCTTTTGGCGCGCGCGGTCCATCTGGAGCCGGATGCGCCCGCTCACACCCGCGATGCTCTGGCCGAGGCATTACAATCTATGGCCGGATGGTTGGGGTTGGATAGGGTCCATCACGATGGCTGA
- a CDS encoding PaaI family thioesterase: MTISPAAMALLEEHLEAPMSRLLGLRLIAVAAGEITLQADPQAMFRNRLGVMHGGYIAALLDCACGLAGGTLMPEATFSLTAELKTSYLRKIEITSGPLTLVGRVQKAGRQLLFTEGVIRDRAGRDLATATSTLIVQSTAGRSQGQ, translated from the coding sequence ATGACAATCTCCCCCGCCGCCATGGCGCTGCTTGAAGAGCATCTGGAAGCGCCGATGAGCCGCTTGCTCGGCCTGAGGCTGATCGCCGTGGCAGCGGGGGAGATCACCCTGCAGGCCGATCCTCAGGCGATGTTCCGCAACAGGCTGGGGGTGATGCATGGCGGCTATATCGCCGCTTTGCTGGATTGCGCCTGCGGTCTGGCGGGCGGCACGCTGATGCCCGAGGCCACATTCTCCCTGACGGCGGAGTTGAAGACCTCCTACCTGCGCAAGATCGAGATCACATCCGGGCCTTTGACGCTAGTGGGGCGCGTGCAAAAGGCGGGCCGACAATTGTTGTTCACCGAAGGCGTGATCCGCGACAGGGCCGGACGCGATCTGGCGACAGCCACCTCGACATTGATCGTGCAATCCACTGCAGGCCGGTCACAGGGCCAATGA
- a CDS encoding electron transfer flavoprotein subunit alpha/FixB family protein has translation MAQVLVWAEHDGALLKDATRSAVTAAAQLGTVHVLVAGSGVDGVAQAAASMAGVATVLVAQDAAYAHGLAENVTPLIVALMAGYNAFLAPATTTGKNIAPRVAALLDVAQISEILSVEGPRRFTRPIYAGNAIATVESADPRLVITVRGTGFAKAGDGGSARIEAVSTTGDIGQSSFVSAEVAKSERPELTSARVVVSGGRALKDAPTFEQLLFPLADRLGAAVGASRAAVDAGYVPNDYQVGQTGKIVAPEVYIAVGISGAIQHLAGMKDSKTIVAINRDEEAPIFQIADIALVADLFEAVPALTGSLS, from the coding sequence ATGGCGCAGGTGTTGGTGTGGGCCGAGCATGATGGAGCCCTGTTGAAAGATGCCACGCGCAGCGCCGTTACCGCCGCCGCGCAGCTGGGCACGGTGCATGTGCTGGTGGCCGGGTCCGGCGTCGATGGCGTGGCGCAGGCGGCGGCCTCCATGGCTGGGGTGGCGACGGTGTTGGTGGCGCAGGATGCCGCCTATGCCCATGGTCTGGCGGAGAATGTGACGCCCTTGATCGTCGCGCTGATGGCGGGTTACAACGCCTTTCTGGCGCCCGCCACCACCACCGGCAAGAACATCGCGCCGCGTGTGGCGGCCCTGCTGGATGTGGCGCAGATTTCAGAAATCCTCAGCGTCGAGGGGCCAAGGCGTTTCACCCGTCCGATCTATGCCGGCAATGCCATCGCCACGGTGGAAAGCGCCGACCCCAGGCTGGTGATCACCGTGCGCGGCACGGGTTTCGCCAAAGCAGGGGACGGCGGGTCGGCCCGGATCGAAGCCGTCAGCACCACGGGCGATATCGGCCAGTCCAGCTTCGTGAGCGCAGAAGTCGCCAAAAGCGAACGCCCCGAACTGACGAGCGCGCGTGTGGTGGTCTCGGGCGGGCGGGCGCTGAAGGATGCACCGACCTTCGAACAGCTGCTGTTCCCGCTGGCCGACAGGCTGGGCGCCGCCGTGGGCGCATCGCGCGCGGCGGTGGATGCAGGCTATGTGCCCAATGATTATCAGGTGGGCCAGACCGGCAAGATCGTGGCGCCCGAGGTCTATATCGCTGTCGGCATTTCCGGGGCGATCCAGCATCTGGCTGGCATGAAGGACAGCAAGACCATCGTGGCCATCAACAGGGATGAAGAGGCACCGATCTTCCAGATCGCCGATATCGCTCTGGTGGCCGATCTGTTCGAGGCCGTGCCTGCCCTGACAGGCAGCCTGTCATGA
- a CDS encoding electron transfer flavoprotein subunit beta/FixA family protein, which yields MKIMVPVKRVLDYNVKPRVKADGSGVDLANAKMSLNPFDEIAVEEAVRLKEQGIASEVVAVSVGPAKAQDVLRTALAMGADRAILVQSDTEVEPLGVAKILQVIADDEAPDLILLGKQAIDDDSNQVGQMLAALLGRPQGTFASKLVVEGEHVLVTREVDGGLETLRLALPAIVTTDLRLNEPRYASLPGIMKAKSKPLAIRTPRDYGVDVTPRLTTLKVAEPAVRGAGIRVANVDGLLVKLRELGVA from the coding sequence ATGAAGATCATGGTGCCGGTCAAGCGGGTGCTTGATTACAATGTGAAGCCACGGGTGAAGGCGGATGGCTCGGGCGTGGATCTGGCCAATGCCAAGATGAGCCTCAACCCCTTCGACGAGATCGCCGTCGAGGAAGCGGTGCGGCTGAAGGAACAGGGCATCGCCAGCGAGGTGGTGGCGGTCTCGGTCGGCCCCGCCAAGGCGCAGGATGTGTTGCGCACGGCGCTGGCGATGGGCGCGGATCGGGCCATTCTGGTGCAATCCGACACGGAGGTCGAGCCGCTGGGCGTGGCCAAGATCCTGCAGGTGATCGCCGATGATGAAGCCCCGGATCTGATCCTGCTGGGCAAGCAGGCCATCGATGATGACAGCAATCAGGTGGGCCAGATGCTGGCCGCGTTGCTGGGCCGCCCTCAGGGGACCTTTGCCAGCAAGCTCGTGGTCGAGGGCGAGCATGTGCTGGTGACGCGTGAGGTGGATGGCGGGCTGGAAACCCTGCGCCTTGCCCTGCCCGCCATCGTCACCACCGATCTGCGTTTGAACGAGCCGCGCTATGCCAGCCTGCCGGGGATCATGAAGGCCAAGTCCAAGCCTTTGGCCATCAGGACACCCCGGGATTACGGTGTGGACGTCACACCCCGCCTCACCACGCTGAAGGTGGCAGAGCCTGCGGTGCGCGGGGCCGGGATCAGGGTGGCCAATGTCGATGGGCTGCTGGTCAAACTCAGGGAATTGGGAGTCGCATAG
- a CDS encoding acetyl-CoA C-acyltransferase family protein, giving the protein MTAVYIVAAARAAIGSFGGALKDQQPGELAALISRAAIARAGLQGEDIGNFVLGNVIHTMPRDAYAARIAAIGAGLPKESPAHTVNRLCGSGLQAVVSAAQSIMLGDHDLAIGAGVEVMSRAPYFAPALRWGQKMGDAALVDGLVGALTDPFESIHMGVTAENVAERYGISREDQDALALESQQRAARAIKEGYFASQIVPVEIKSRKGVTVFDTDEYVRHDAAAEDFARLKPVFRKDGTVTAGNASGINDGAGAVVLASEASVKARGLKPLARIVAYGHAGVEPSHMGIGPVPATRNALARAGLSVSDMDVIESNEAFAAQACAVSRELGFDPAKVNPNGSGISLGHPIGATGAILATKLVHELHRIGGRYGLATMCIGGGQGIALIVEAV; this is encoded by the coding sequence ATGACGGCAGTTTATATCGTTGCGGCGGCACGCGCCGCCATCGGCAGCTTTGGTGGTGCGCTGAAAGACCAGCAGCCGGGCGAACTGGCCGCCCTGATCTCCCGCGCCGCCATCGCGCGCGCGGGCCTGCAGGGCGAGGACATCGGCAATTTCGTGCTGGGCAATGTGATCCACACAATGCCGCGCGACGCCTATGCCGCGCGCATCGCCGCCATTGGCGCGGGCCTCCCCAAGGAAAGCCCGGCCCATACCGTCAACCGCCTGTGCGGATCGGGGCTTCAGGCGGTGGTCTCGGCGGCGCAGTCGATCATGCTGGGCGACCATGATCTGGCCATCGGCGCGGGTGTGGAGGTGATGAGCCGCGCGCCCTACTTCGCCCCCGCCCTGCGCTGGGGCCAGAAGATGGGCGATGCCGCGCTGGTCGACGGGCTGGTCGGCGCGCTGACCGACCCCTTCGAGAGCATCCATATGGGCGTCACCGCCGAGAACGTCGCCGAGCGCTATGGCATCTCGCGCGAGGATCAGGATGCGCTGGCGCTGGAAAGCCAGCAGCGCGCCGCGCGGGCCATCAAGGAAGGCTATTTCGCCAGCCAGATCGTGCCGGTGGAGATCAAAAGCCGTAAAGGCGTGACGGTCTTCGACACCGACGAATATGTCCGCCACGATGCTGCAGCGGAGGATTTTGCGCGGCTGAAGCCGGTGTTCCGCAAGGACGGCACCGTCACCGCCGGCAATGCCAGCGGCATCAACGATGGCGCGGGGGCCGTGGTGCTGGCCAGCGAGGCTTCGGTGAAGGCACGCGGGCTCAAGCCGCTGGCGCGGATCGTCGCTTATGGCCATGCCGGGGTGGAGCCCTCGCATATGGGCATCGGCCCCGTGCCCGCCACGCGCAATGCCCTGGCCAGGGCCGGGCTGAGTGTGAGCGATATGGATGTCATCGAATCCAATGAGGCCTTTGCCGCGCAGGCCTGCGCCGTCTCGCGCGAGCTCGGCTTCGATCCGGCCAAGGTGAACCCCAATGGCAGCGGCATTTCGCTGGGCCATCCCATCGGCGCGACCGGCGCCATCCTCGCCACCAAGCTGGTGCATGAGCTGCATCGCATCGGTGGCCGCTATGGTCTGGCCACCATGTGCATCGGCGGCGGTCAGGGCATCGCGCTGATTGTCGAAGCGGTATAA
- a CDS encoding 3-hydroxyacyl-CoA dehydrogenase NAD-binding domain-containing protein: MSVTTTRHGATLLLTMENGAVNALSSAHIKALHEALTAALNDPDCRAIVLTGAGKFFCGGADIAEFDTGGTADDLRDLIEQLEQSPKPVIAAIHGAALGGGLELALACHHRLAHQAAKLGLPEVTLGLLPGAGGTQRLPRLIGAGPALAMMLLGKPVSAKLAQASGLIDGMTDGDVVAAALALAASAALPLRRTGDLPPSSDLTQAVADAREGLRPGLSHAPAAIIDCVEQITPDLAAGLAYEAGAFAALLVSEASGALRHAFLGERQVARIPGLPRDLPLRAIETVGVIGGGTMGTGIAIALLNAGLAVTMVELKDDALARAQNTIGKTLARDVDKGRISADEADARLARFTGATAYAALAPVDLVIEAVFEEMAVKTAVLQAAEAVVRPDAILASNTSTLDLDLIAQAVADPSRVVGLHFFSPANIMRLLEVVRGAKTAPDVLATAMALGKRLGKVSVVSGVCDGFIGNRMFEEYLRQVWFLLEEGALPQQIDAALEQWGFAMGPCRTMDLVGQDIGWAIRQRRAVEQPDRPYSRVIDRICALGRFGQKTGKGIYRYADGRTPSPDPEIENLILAYSAEIGLPRRAISDEEIVERCLLALINEGLRIVGEGIAYRPVDVDMVFLHGYGFARERGGPLFQADRIGAPDLARRIAALATGRNGWAWEPAPLIDTMAAKGAAFSTLNA, from the coding sequence ATGAGCGTCACCACCACGCGCCACGGCGCCACCCTGCTGCTGACCATGGAGAATGGCGCGGTCAATGCGCTGTCCTCCGCCCATATCAAGGCGCTGCACGAAGCCCTGACCGCCGCGCTGAACGATCCCGATTGCCGCGCCATCGTGCTGACCGGCGCCGGCAAATTCTTCTGCGGCGGGGCCGATATCGCCGAATTCGACACTGGCGGCACCGCCGACGATCTGCGCGACCTGATCGAACAGCTGGAGCAATCCCCCAAGCCCGTAATCGCCGCCATCCATGGCGCGGCTCTGGGCGGCGGGCTGGAACTGGCGCTGGCCTGCCATCACCGGCTGGCGCATCAGGCGGCAAAGCTGGGCCTGCCCGAGGTGACGCTGGGCCTGCTGCCCGGTGCGGGCGGCACGCAGCGCCTGCCCCGGCTGATCGGCGCTGGTCCGGCGCTGGCGATGATGCTGCTGGGCAAGCCGGTCTCGGCAAAGCTGGCGCAGGCATCGGGCCTGATCGACGGCATGACCGACGGCGATGTTGTGGCCGCCGCGCTCGCACTGGCCGCAAGCGCAGCCTTGCCCTTGCGCCGAACCGGCGATCTTCCGCCCTCCTCAGACCTCACGCAGGCCGTGGCGGACGCCCGCGAAGGCCTGCGCCCCGGCCTCAGCCACGCGCCTGCCGCCATCATCGACTGCGTGGAACAGATCACCCCCGATCTCGCCGCCGGCCTCGCCTATGAGGCCGGAGCCTTTGCCGCCCTGCTGGTCAGCGAGGCGTCGGGCGCGCTGCGTCATGCCTTTCTGGGTGAACGTCAGGTCGCCCGCATCCCCGGCCTGCCGCGCGATCTGCCGCTGCGCGCCATCGAAACCGTGGGCGTGATCGGCGGCGGCACCATGGGCACCGGCATTGCCATCGCCTTGCTGAACGCCGGTCTGGCCGTGACCATGGTCGAGCTGAAGGATGACGCGCTGGCCCGCGCCCAGAACACCATCGGTAAGACCCTTGCCCGCGATGTCGACAAAGGCCGCATCAGCGCCGATGAGGCCGACGCCCGGCTGGCCCGCTTCACCGGGGCCACAGCCTATGCGGCTTTGGCCCCTGTCGATCTGGTCATCGAGGCGGTGTTCGAGGAGATGGCGGTCAAGACCGCCGTGCTGCAGGCCGCCGAGGCCGTCGTTCGCCCCGATGCCATTCTGGCCAGCAACACCTCCACGCTCGATCTCGATCTGATCGCGCAGGCCGTGGCCGATCCCTCGCGCGTTGTCGGCCTGCATTTCTTCTCGCCCGCCAACATCATGCGCCTGCTGGAGGTGGTGCGCGGAGCGAAAACCGCGCCCGATGTGCTGGCCACCGCCATGGCGCTGGGCAAAAGGCTGGGCAAGGTCTCGGTCGTCTCGGGCGTGTGTGACGGCTTTATCGGCAACCGCATGTTCGAGGAATATCTGCGGCAGGTGTGGTTCCTGCTGGAGGAAGGCGCCCTGCCCCAGCAGATCGACGCCGCGCTGGAGCAATGGGGCTTTGCCATGGGCCCCTGCCGCACGATGGATCTGGTGGGGCAGGACATCGGCTGGGCCATCCGCCAGCGCCGCGCGGTGGAGCAGCCCGACCGCCCCTATTCCCGCGTGATCGACCGCATCTGCGCGCTGGGCCGCTTCGGGCAAAAGACCGGCAAGGGCATCTATCGCTATGCCGATGGCCGCACGCCCTCGCCCGATCCCGAGATCGAAAACCTCATCCTTGCCTATTCCGCCGAGATCGGCCTGCCCCGCCGCGCCATCAGCGATGAAGAGATCGTCGAGCGCTGCCTGCTCGCCCTGATCAACGAGGGATTGCGGATCGTGGGCGAAGGGATCGCCTATCGCCCGGTCGATGTCGATATGGTGTTCCTTCACGGTTACGGCTTCGCGCGGGAACGCGGCGGGCCGCTGTTTCAGGCCGATCGGATTGGCGCACCTGACCTCGCCCGGCGGATCGCGGCGCTGGCGACGGGGCGCAACGGCTGGGCCTGGGAACCGGCCCCGCTGATCGACACCATGGCGGCCAAAGGCGCCGCATTCTCGACGCTCAACGCATAA
- a CDS encoding acyl-CoA dehydrogenase C-terminal domain-containing protein has protein sequence MHAYQAPIEDYRFLLNEVLGFDEAMGELGLDVDATLAEAVLEEAGRYCAERLAPLNREGDEHGSTLKDGAVTTPPGFAAAWRDFTEAGWTSLAADPAYGGQGLPFILQLWQDEMLSATNMAFGLFPGLTRGAAEAIAAHASEGLKSTYLPHLTSGAWTGAMALTESGAGTDLALLKTKAVPLGEDRFAITGTKIFISSGDHDFGGNVVHLVLARLPDAPPGVKGISLFLVPKFLPDDAGGHTVRNTLSVGALEKKMGIHGQPTCVMNYDGAVGWLVGEANKGLAAMFTMMNAERLMVGIQGLGLAGGAYSQAAAYARDRLQGRSADGTRGPVAIIEHADVRRMLLGVRSFVEAGRALAGWTALHLDRAHRHPDASERARSDALVALLTPVVKAGFTDLGFEATVQAQQVFGGHGYIREWGMEQFVRDARIAQIYEGTNGVQAMDLVGRKLGLNGGAVVESFFALIEADLAKASGEAAPVAEAVTKALALLRNATQALKGADIDQSGGAAVDYLRLFALVALGWMWVRMATAPGDTPQHQAKRALASFYAQRVLPQTEGLAAALASGSASLFALPADAF, from the coding sequence ATGCACGCCTATCAAGCCCCCATCGAAGACTACCGCTTCCTGCTGAATGAGGTCCTCGGCTTCGACGAGGCCATGGGAGAGCTGGGCCTCGATGTGGACGCCACGCTGGCCGAAGCCGTGCTGGAAGAAGCGGGCCGCTACTGCGCCGAACGCCTCGCCCCGCTCAACCGTGAAGGCGATGAGCATGGCAGCACGCTCAAGGATGGCGCGGTCACCACCCCGCCCGGTTTCGCCGCCGCCTGGCGCGATTTCACCGAAGCCGGCTGGACCTCGCTCGCCGCCGATCCGGCCTATGGCGGTCAGGGCCTGCCCTTCATCCTCCAGCTCTGGCAGGACGAAATGCTGTCGGCCACCAACATGGCTTTCGGCCTGTTTCCCGGCCTGACGCGCGGCGCCGCCGAGGCCATCGCTGCCCATGCCAGCGAAGGCCTCAAATCCACCTATCTGCCGCACCTCACCAGCGGCGCATGGACCGGCGCCATGGCCCTGACCGAAAGCGGCGCCGGCACCGATCTGGCCCTGCTCAAGACCAAGGCCGTGCCTTTGGGTGAGGACCGTTTCGCCATCACCGGCACGAAGATTTTCATCTCCTCGGGCGATCATGATTTTGGCGGCAATGTGGTGCATCTGGTGCTGGCGCGCCTGCCCGATGCCCCGCCGGGGGTGAAGGGCATCAGCCTGTTCCTCGTGCCCAAATTCCTGCCTGACGACGCTGGCGGCCACACTGTGCGCAACACGCTCTCGGTGGGCGCGCTGGAAAAGAAGATGGGCATCCACGGCCAGCCCACCTGCGTGATGAATTATGATGGCGCCGTAGGCTGGCTGGTGGGCGAGGCCAACAAGGGTCTGGCCGCCATGTTCACCATGATGAATGCCGAAAGGTTGATGGTGGGCATTCAGGGGCTGGGCTTGGCGGGCGGCGCCTACAGCCAAGCCGCTGCCTATGCGCGTGACCGCCTGCAGGGGCGCAGCGCCGATGGCACGCGCGGCCCTGTCGCCATCATCGAGCATGCCGATGTGCGCCGCATGCTGCTGGGCGTGCGCAGCTTTGTCGAGGCAGGCCGGGCGCTGGCCGGATGGACCGCGCTGCATCTCGACCGCGCCCATCGCCACCCCGATGCCAGCGAACGCGCCAGGTCCGATGCGCTGGTCGCTCTGCTGACCCCGGTGGTCAAGGCGGGCTTCACCGATCTCGGCTTTGAGGCCACGGTGCAGGCGCAGCAGGTCTTTGGCGGCCATGGCTACATCCGCGAATGGGGCATGGAGCAATTCGTCCGCGACGCCCGCATCGCCCAGATTTACGAGGGCACCAATGGCGTGCAGGCGATGGACCTTGTGGGCCGCAAGCTGGGCCTCAACGGCGGCGCGGTGGTTGAAAGCTTCTTCGCGCTGATCGAGGCCGATCTGGCCAAGGCCTCTGGCGAGGCCGCACCCGTCGCGGAGGCCGTAACCAAAGCTCTGGCCCTGCTGCGCAACGCCACACAGGCGCTGAAAGGCGCGGACATCGACCAGAGCGGCGGCGCGGCGGTGGATTATCTGCGCCTCTTCGCGCTGGTGGCTTTGGGCTGGATGTGGGTCCGCATGGCCACCGCGCCGGGCGACACACCCCAGCATCAGGCCAAACGCGCCCTGGCCAGCTTCTACGCCCAGCGCGTGCTGCCCCAGACCGAGGGGCTCGCCGCAGCGCTGGCTTCAGGCTCGGCCTCGCTGTTCGCCCTGCCCGCCGACGCCTTCTGA
- a CDS encoding TetR/AcrR family transcriptional regulator: protein MTSQPPKHTLPNPDIDLEIKGSERRRQVVEIAAQLFAQKGYRGTSMRDIGEQAGMLGGSLYHHIKSKDVLFVELHNAALDAAQRRIEADIAGFTDPWDRLEAACVTLAQIQLAPDSLTLPMMNDFREVPQPTRLKLVARRDAFEGLFRTLIEALPLPEGIDRSIYRNALLSQLNSASNWYRPGRLSPADIGRQIAQIFKHN, encoded by the coding sequence ATGACCAGCCAGCCGCCCAAACACACCCTGCCCAACCCTGACATCGATCTTGAAATCAAGGGCTCGGAACGCAGGCGGCAGGTGGTTGAAATCGCAGCGCAATTGTTCGCGCAAAAGGGCTATCGCGGCACCTCGATGCGTGACATCGGCGAGCAGGCAGGCATGCTCGGCGGCTCGCTGTACCATCATATCAAATCGAAGGACGTGCTCTTCGTCGAGCTGCACAATGCGGCGCTCGATGCGGCGCAGCGGCGGATCGAAGCGGATATAGCGGGCTTTACCGACCCGTGGGATCGGCTGGAGGCGGCCTGTGTCACGCTGGCCCAGATCCAGCTGGCACCCGATTCGCTCACCCTGCCGATGATGAACGATTTCCGGGAGGTGCCTCAGCCCACGCGGCTCAAACTGGTGGCACGGCGCGATGCCTTCGAGGGGCTGTTCCGCACGCTGATCGAAGCCCTGCCCCTGCCCGAGGGCATCGACCGCTCGATCTATCGCAACGCTTTGTTGTCGCAGCTCAATTCCGCATCGAACTGGTATCGCCCGGGCCGTTTGAGCCCGGCGGATATCGGGCGCCAGATCGCACAGATCTTCAAACACAACTGA
- a CDS encoding GntR family transcriptional regulator: MIETTLNDAPRSQTSLAYEAIRNDIIAGVHLPGKKLKIQDLAEELKVATGAVREALSRLVPEQWVISRDQRGFSVAPLSMEDLRDLTDLRCEIEAIALRRSVAHGDVDWEVRILAAAHRLRAMPQPEPQLRDGVSIADWVTRHAEFHAALVSACDSRRLLALHGQLYEQSERYRILSAFGEGKRDVADEHQKIADYALARDADNLVATMTEHIRLTTELIIAAN; the protein is encoded by the coding sequence ATGATCGAGACGACCCTGAATGATGCCCCCAGAAGCCAGACCAGCCTGGCCTATGAGGCGATCCGCAATGACATCATCGCGGGCGTGCATCTTCCCGGCAAGAAGCTGAAAATTCAGGATCTTGCCGAGGAATTGAAAGTCGCGACCGGCGCCGTGCGCGAGGCTTTGTCACGGCTGGTCCCCGAACAATGGGTGATTTCGCGCGATCAGCGCGGCTTCAGTGTCGCGCCGCTCTCGATGGAGGATCTGCGCGACCTGACCGATCTGCGCTGCGAGATCGAAGCCATCGCGCTGCGCCGCAGTGTGGCGCACGGCGATGTCGATTGGGAGGTCCGCATCCTTGCGGCGGCGCATCGCTTGCGCGCCATGCCCCAGCCTGAGCCTCAACTGCGTGACGGGGTGAGCATCGCCGATTGGGTGACGCGCCATGCCGAATTCCACGCCGCATTGGTCAGCGCCTGTGACAGCCGCCGGTTGCTGGCGCTGCATGGCCAACTTTACGAGCAGTCCGAACGCTATCGCATCCTCTCCGCCTTTGGCGAAGGCAAGCGCGACGTGGCCGACGAGCATCAGAAGATCGCCGATTACGCGCTGGCCCGCGATGCCGACAATCTGGTGGCGACCATGACCGAGCATATCCGCCTGACCACAGAGCTGATCATCGCCGCCAACTGA
- a CDS encoding BKACE family enzyme: MSKVIITCAITGGIHTPSMSPYLPVTAQEIADSAVEAAEAGAAIVHLHARNPEDGRPDQRVEAFEPILRSIKQRSGVVCNITTGGAPGMTVEERVGPATHWQPEVASMNMGSMNFGLFPMLKRFKDFKHAWEPAMLEASDDFIFRNTYRDIRYCLEKLNATGTRYEFECYDTAHLHNLHYFWREGLVKAPLFIQTVFGLLGGIGAHPDEVLHMKRTADRLFGDAYNWSVLGAGAAQMKVAAMGAAMGAHVRVGLEDSLWLGKGQLAQSNAAQVTQVRQIIEGLGHEVATPDEARAILSLKGGDQVQF; encoded by the coding sequence ATGAGCAAGGTTATCATCACCTGCGCCATCACCGGCGGCATTCACACCCCCTCCATGTCGCCCTATCTGCCGGTCACCGCGCAGGAGATCGCGGATTCCGCCGTCGAGGCCGCAGAGGCCGGCGCCGCCATCGTCCATCTCCACGCCCGCAATCCCGAGGATGGCCGCCCGGACCAGCGCGTCGAGGCTTTCGAGCCGATCCTGCGCAGCATCAAGCAGCGCAGCGGCGTGGTCTGCAACATCACCACCGGCGGCGCGCCGGGCATGACCGTTGAAGAGCGCGTCGGCCCTGCCACGCACTGGCAGCCGGAAGTGGCCAGCATGAACATGGGATCGATGAATTTCGGCCTGTTCCCGATGCTCAAGCGCTTCAAGGATTTCAAGCATGCCTGGGAACCGGCCATGCTGGAGGCCAGCGACGATTTCATCTTCCGCAACACCTATCGCGACATCCGCTATTGCCTCGAAAAGCTCAACGCCACGGGCACGCGGTATGAGTTCGAATGCTATGACACCGCCCATCTGCACAATCTGCATTACTTCTGGCGCGAAGGTCTGGTGAAGGCGCCGCTGTTTATCCAGACCGTCTTCGGCCTGCTGGGCGGCATCGGCGCTCACCCGGACGAAGTGCTGCATATGAAGCGCACCGCCGACCGCCTGTTTGGCGACGCCTACAACTGGTCGGTGCTGGGTGCGGGGGCGGCGCAGATGAAGGTCGCCGCCATGGGCGCGGCGATGGGCGCGCATGTCCGCGTGGGGCTGGAGGACTCGCTGTGGCTGGGCAAGGGCCAGCTGGCGCAGAGCAATGCCGCTCAGGTCACGCAGGTGCGCCAGATCATCGAAGGGCTGGGCCATGAGGTGGCCACGCCCGATGAAGCCCGCGCGATCCTTTCGCTGAAGGGCGGAGATCAGGTGCAATTCTGA